One segment of Micromonospora parathelypteridis DNA contains the following:
- the glmM gene encoding phosphoglucosamine mutase, whose protein sequence is MGRLFGTDGVRGRANADLTPELALALAVAAAHTLAETDRSHPPLAVVGRDTRASGEMLEAAVVAGLTSAGANVVRVGVLPTPAVAFLTAEAKADLGVVLSASHNPMPDNGIKLFAAGGHKLPDEIEMQIEAAVEANAATAWDRPTGAGIGRVHDLLDGADHYVQHLVGAVPHRLDGIKVVVDCANGAAAEVAPVAYREAGAEVIAINAEPNGLNINDDCGSNHIEGLREAVVEHGAHLGIAHDGDADRIVAVSAGGDEVDGDQVMAILALAMRDAGTLTQDTLVATVMSNLGLRLAMSAQGIRLIETKVGDRYVLEALRASGLALGGEQSGHIVMPAHATTGDGVLTGLHLMARMAATGKSLAELASVVTKLPQVLINVPVGDRTVGAAAPAVRAEVERAEAELGETGRVLLRPSGTEPLVRVMVEAATEATAREVAERIAELVRTASPAAS, encoded by the coding sequence ATGGGTCGGTTGTTCGGCACGGACGGCGTACGCGGGCGGGCAAACGCGGATCTCACCCCTGAGTTGGCACTGGCGCTCGCTGTGGCCGCTGCGCACACACTCGCCGAGACGGACCGCAGCCATCCGCCGCTGGCCGTTGTGGGTCGCGACACCCGGGCCAGCGGCGAGATGCTGGAGGCCGCCGTGGTCGCCGGGCTGACCAGTGCCGGCGCCAACGTGGTGCGGGTCGGCGTGCTGCCCACCCCGGCGGTGGCGTTCCTCACCGCCGAGGCCAAAGCCGACCTTGGCGTGGTGCTCTCCGCGTCGCACAACCCCATGCCGGACAACGGCATCAAGCTCTTCGCCGCCGGCGGGCACAAGTTGCCCGACGAGATCGAAATGCAGATCGAGGCCGCCGTGGAGGCGAACGCCGCCACCGCCTGGGATCGGCCGACCGGCGCCGGCATCGGTCGCGTGCACGACCTGCTCGACGGCGCGGACCACTACGTCCAGCACCTGGTCGGCGCCGTGCCGCACCGGCTGGACGGGATCAAGGTCGTGGTCGACTGCGCCAACGGCGCCGCCGCCGAGGTCGCCCCGGTCGCCTACCGGGAGGCTGGCGCGGAGGTCATCGCGATCAACGCCGAGCCGAACGGGCTGAACATCAACGACGACTGTGGTTCCAACCACATCGAAGGGCTGCGCGAGGCCGTGGTCGAGCACGGCGCGCACCTGGGCATCGCCCACGACGGCGACGCCGACCGCATCGTGGCGGTCAGCGCCGGCGGCGACGAGGTCGACGGCGACCAGGTGATGGCGATCCTCGCGCTGGCCATGCGGGATGCCGGCACGCTCACCCAGGACACGCTTGTCGCGACCGTGATGAGCAACCTCGGCCTGCGGCTGGCCATGTCCGCGCAGGGCATCCGGCTGATCGAGACCAAGGTCGGCGACCGGTACGTCCTGGAGGCTCTGCGCGCCTCCGGGCTGGCGCTCGGCGGCGAGCAGAGCGGCCACATCGTCATGCCCGCGCACGCCACCACCGGCGACGGTGTGCTCACCGGCCTGCACCTGATGGCCCGGATGGCGGCCACCGGAAAGTCCCTCGCCGAGCTGGCCTCGGTCGTCACCAAACTGCCCCAGGTGCTGATCAACGTGCCGGTCGGCGACCGGACCGTCGGCGCCGCCGCACCGGCCGTCCGCGCCGAGGTCGAGCGGGCCGAGGCGGAGCTGGGTGAGACCGGCCGGGTGCTGCTGCGCCCGTCGGGCACCGAGCCGCTGGTCCGGGTGATGGTCGAGGCGGCTACCGAGGCGACGGCTCGCGAGGTCGCCGAGCGGATCGCCGAGCTGGTCCGCACCGCCAGCCCCGCCGCGTCGTAG
- the rpsI gene encoding 30S ribosomal protein S9: MTDITTETEVAPEATEAPAPVARAPRGDRPIQTVGRRKEAIVRVRIVPGTGKITCNGRDLEAYFPSKVHQQLIKDPLVTAEKPEAFDVIANLRGGGTTGQAGALRLAIARALIVNEPDDRPALKKAGFLTRDARVKESKKYGLKKARKAPQYSKR, from the coding sequence ATGACCGACATCACCACCGAGACCGAGGTTGCCCCCGAGGCCACCGAGGCGCCGGCGCCCGTCGCCCGCGCGCCGCGTGGTGACCGCCCGATCCAGACCGTGGGTCGGCGCAAGGAGGCCATCGTCCGGGTCCGTATCGTTCCGGGCACCGGCAAGATCACCTGCAACGGCCGTGACCTCGAGGCCTACTTCCCGAGCAAGGTGCACCAGCAGCTCATCAAGGACCCGCTGGTCACCGCCGAGAAGCCCGAGGCGTTCGACGTCATCGCCAACCTGCGTGGCGGCGGCACCACCGGCCAGGCCGGTGCGCTGCGGCTGGCCATCGCCCGGGCGCTGATCGTCAACGAGCCCGACGACCGCCCGGCCCTGAAGAAGGCCGGCTTCCTCACCCGGGACGCCCGGGTCAAGGAAAGCAAGAAGTACGGCCTCAAGAAGGCCCGTAAGGCTCCCCAGTACTCGAAGCGCTGA
- the rplM gene encoding 50S ribosomal protein L13 — translation MRTYSPKPGEIERQWHVIDASDVVLGRLATHAATLLRGKHKPTFAPHVDTGDFVVIVNAGKVALTGNKRQTKVAYRHSGYPGGLKQIGYDELLTKRPERAIELAVKGMLPHNKLGRQLIKKLKVYAGAEHPHLAQQPVPFEIKQIAQ, via the coding sequence GTGCGTACGTACAGCCCGAAGCCGGGTGAGATCGAGCGTCAGTGGCACGTCATCGACGCCTCTGATGTCGTGCTGGGCCGCCTGGCCACCCACGCCGCCACGTTGCTGCGTGGTAAGCACAAGCCGACTTTCGCGCCGCACGTCGACACGGGCGACTTTGTCGTCATCGTGAACGCGGGCAAGGTTGCGCTGACCGGCAACAAGCGCCAGACCAAGGTCGCTTACCGCCACTCCGGTTACCCGGGTGGTCTGAAGCAGATCGGCTACGACGAGCTGCTGACCAAGCGGCCCGAGCGCGCCATCGAGCTGGCTGTGAAGGGGATGCTCCCGCACAACAAGCTCGGCCGTCAGCTGATCAAGAAGCTGAAGGTCTACGCCGGTGCCGAGCACCCGCACCTCGCGCAGCAGCCGGTGCCGTTCGAGATCAAGCAGATCGCGCAGTGA
- a CDS encoding DUF6364 family protein encodes MTAKVTLSFTDETIEEARRFAKREGLSLSAWMDQAAREKALREVFTAHAAAVGRAGLDLESAALADAREVGMVNDLLSGGRPRAA; translated from the coding sequence ATGACTGCCAAGGTGACTCTGTCGTTCACGGACGAGACGATCGAGGAGGCCCGGCGGTTCGCCAAGCGCGAAGGACTGTCGCTCTCCGCATGGATGGACCAGGCCGCCCGGGAGAAGGCGCTGCGCGAGGTCTTCACCGCGCACGCCGCCGCCGTGGGCCGTGCCGGTCTGGACCTGGAGTCCGCCGCTCTCGCCGACGCCCGCGAGGTGGGCATGGTCAACGACCTGCTCTCCGGCGGACGACCGCGTGCTGCGTAG
- a CDS encoding SDR family NAD(P)-dependent oxidoreductase has product MAGPLDGTVALVTGASSGIGAATARSLAADGATVAVLARRRAKLDELAESVRAGGGVALAVEADITDPSQALAAVDRVVVEFGRLDTVVNNAGLMLVGPVAEAPIEEWDRMLAVNVQGMLHVTRAALPHLLAAAETAPRRVADLVNISSTAGRVARPGTAVYNLTKFGVNAFSEALRQEVGPKRVRVSVIEPGTVDTELASHVRDGIREAIVRQTEGLELLEPEDIADAVSYIVTRDRRVAVNEILVRAAEQTW; this is encoded by the coding sequence ATGGCGGGACCGCTCGATGGCACGGTGGCGCTCGTGACCGGGGCCAGCAGCGGCATCGGCGCGGCGACCGCCCGCAGCCTCGCGGCCGACGGCGCGACGGTCGCGGTGCTGGCCCGCCGCCGGGCCAAGCTCGACGAGCTGGCGGAGAGCGTGCGGGCCGGCGGCGGTGTGGCGCTGGCGGTCGAGGCGGACATCACCGACCCGTCGCAGGCGCTGGCGGCCGTGGACCGGGTGGTGGTCGAGTTCGGCCGGCTCGACACGGTGGTGAACAACGCGGGGCTCATGCTCGTCGGCCCGGTCGCCGAGGCCCCGATCGAGGAGTGGGACCGGATGCTCGCGGTCAACGTGCAGGGCATGCTCCATGTCACCCGTGCCGCGCTCCCGCACCTGCTCGCCGCCGCCGAGACCGCTCCCCGCCGAGTGGCGGACCTGGTCAACATCAGCTCCACCGCAGGCCGGGTGGCCCGGCCCGGGACGGCCGTCTACAACCTCACGAAGTTCGGCGTCAACGCGTTCTCCGAGGCACTGCGGCAGGAGGTCGGTCCGAAGCGGGTACGGGTCAGCGTGATCGAGCCGGGGACGGTCGACACCGAGTTGGCCTCGCACGTGCGCGACGGCATCCGGGAGGCGATCGTCCGGCAGACCGAGGGGTTGGAGCTGCTGGAGCCCGAGGACATCGCCGACGCGGTCTCGTACATCGTGACGCGGGACCGACGAGTGGCAGTCAACGAGATCCTGGTGCGGGCCGCCGAACAGACCTGGTGA
- a CDS encoding methyltransferase domain-containing protein — MRVADAFDAVAGTYDESRRRLVPCFDGFYGAAVEVAAPPLRAALAAGRTPEVLDLGAGTGLLSLLLAAAVPGVRLTLVDAAPAMLARATDELRARSVPHRTVQADLADPLPAGRYDAVVSALAIHHLDDAGKRALYRRAAAALVPGGVFVNAEQVAGPTPALDRRYDEVWTARITELGSSPEEIAAARERMRHDRPATVADQCRWLAEAGLVDVDCYFKEWRFAVFGGRA; from the coding sequence ATGAGGGTCGCGGACGCCTTCGACGCGGTGGCCGGCACCTACGACGAGTCCCGCCGGCGGCTGGTGCCCTGCTTCGACGGCTTCTACGGCGCCGCCGTCGAGGTGGCGGCGCCGCCACTGCGCGCTGCGCTGGCCGCCGGTCGTACCCCCGAGGTGTTGGACCTGGGCGCGGGCACCGGCCTGCTGTCGCTGCTGCTCGCCGCGGCGGTGCCCGGAGTTCGGCTGACCCTGGTGGACGCCGCGCCGGCGATGCTCGCCCGCGCCACCGACGAGCTACGCGCCCGGTCCGTCCCGCACCGGACGGTCCAGGCGGACCTGGCCGACCCGCTGCCGGCCGGCCGGTACGACGCGGTGGTCAGCGCGCTGGCCATTCATCACCTGGACGACGCCGGTAAGCGCGCGCTCTACCGGCGGGCCGCCGCCGCGCTGGTGCCCGGCGGTGTGTTCGTCAACGCTGAGCAGGTGGCCGGCCCCACCCCGGCGCTCGATCGGCGCTACGACGAGGTGTGGACGGCACGGATCACCGAGTTGGGATCGTCGCCCGAGGAGATCGCCGCCGCCCGGGAGCGGATGCGGCACGACCGGCCAGCGACCGTGGCCGACCAGTGCCGGTGGCTCGCCGAGGCGGGCCTGGTCGACGTCGACTGTTACTTCAAGGAGTGGCGCTTCGCGGTGTTCGGCGGTCGGGCCTGA
- a CDS encoding uroporphyrinogen-III synthase, translated as MREELAGFTIGVTADRRRDDLAALLERRGARVVLAPALRIVPLSDDTELREATRACLEQPPDILMANTGIGMRGWLEAAEGWGLAEPLRSVLASSYVVARGPKARGAIRAAGLHDQWSPTSESCDEVVNHLRRRGVAGQVIAMQLHGERQPECTLALEAAGATVIEVPVYRWAAPTDPAPLHRLIDLIAGRLVDAVTFTSAPAAEALLRAAGDRTDAVVSAFRGDVLASCVGAVTAEPLLRHGVPVSAPGRARLGALVRTIVDELPRRTVTFKAGGHLLTLRGHAAVIDGELRPLAPAPMAVLRALAQSPGRVLSRTALLRTLPRGADEHAVEMAVARLRAGLRAPRVVQTVVKRGYRLQID; from the coding sequence ATGCGCGAAGAACTGGCGGGCTTCACCATCGGGGTGACCGCCGACCGGCGGCGCGACGACTTGGCCGCGCTGCTCGAACGCCGGGGCGCCCGCGTGGTGCTCGCCCCGGCGTTGCGGATCGTGCCGTTGTCCGACGACACCGAGCTGCGCGAGGCGACCCGCGCCTGCCTGGAACAGCCGCCGGACATCCTGATGGCCAACACCGGCATCGGCATGCGCGGGTGGTTGGAGGCGGCCGAGGGTTGGGGGCTGGCCGAGCCGCTGCGCTCGGTGCTGGCCAGCTCGTACGTGGTGGCCCGCGGCCCGAAGGCGCGCGGCGCGATCCGGGCGGCCGGGCTGCACGACCAGTGGTCGCCGACCTCGGAAAGCTGCGACGAGGTGGTCAACCACCTGCGCCGGCGCGGCGTGGCCGGGCAGGTGATCGCCATGCAACTGCACGGTGAGCGGCAGCCCGAGTGCACGCTCGCGCTGGAGGCGGCCGGCGCCACGGTGATCGAGGTGCCGGTCTACCGCTGGGCCGCACCAACCGACCCGGCACCGCTGCACCGGTTGATCGACCTGATCGCCGGCCGGTTGGTGGACGCGGTGACCTTCACCTCGGCGCCGGCGGCCGAGGCACTGTTACGGGCGGCCGGGGACCGGACCGACGCGGTGGTGTCCGCGTTCCGTGGCGACGTACTGGCCAGTTGCGTCGGCGCGGTGACCGCCGAGCCGCTGCTGCGGCACGGTGTGCCGGTGAGCGCCCCGGGTCGGGCCCGGTTGGGGGCGCTGGTGCGGACCATCGTCGACGAGTTGCCCCGCAGGACCGTGACGTTCAAGGCCGGCGGGCACCTGCTCACGCTGCGCGGGCACGCCGCCGTGATCGACGGCGAGTTGCGGCCACTCGCTCCCGCCCCGATGGCGGTGTTGCGGGCGCTGGCCCAGTCCCCCGGCCGGGTACTGTCCCGCACGGCGCTGCTACGGACGCTGCCTCGGGGCGCGGACGAGCACGCGGTGGAGATGGCGGTGGCCCGTCTCCGGGCCGGCCTGCGCGCGCCCCGCGTGGTGCAGACCGTCGTGAAGCGCGGCTACCGGCTCCAGATCGACTGA
- a CDS encoding GTP-binding protein: MDFAGYDPAGGRPGRGIVSAKIVVAGGFGVGKTTLVGAISEITPLTTEALMTAAGVGIDDPSKVPGKETTTVAMDFGRITMAQDLILYLFGTPGQTRFWFMWDEIIRGAVGAAVLVDTRRITDAFAPLDYFENRNLPYVVALNRFDGAPQYELEEVREALAISPQVPLVMTDARHRDSVKQVLVTVVEHAMLRLQAEHGRGFPTPVG; encoded by the coding sequence GTGGACTTCGCAGGCTATGACCCCGCTGGGGGGCGGCCGGGCCGGGGAATCGTCTCCGCGAAGATCGTCGTCGCGGGCGGCTTCGGCGTCGGTAAGACGACACTGGTCGGGGCGATCTCCGAGATCACACCGCTGACCACCGAGGCGTTGATGACCGCGGCGGGTGTCGGCATCGACGACCCGTCCAAGGTGCCGGGCAAGGAGACCACCACGGTCGCCATGGACTTCGGCCGCATCACCATGGCTCAGGATCTGATCCTGTACCTCTTCGGTACACCTGGTCAGACCCGGTTCTGGTTCATGTGGGACGAGATCATCCGAGGTGCTGTCGGTGCCGCCGTCCTGGTGGACACCCGCCGGATCACCGACGCGTTCGCCCCGCTGGACTACTTCGAGAACCGCAACCTGCCGTACGTGGTGGCGCTGAACCGGTTCGACGGCGCTCCCCAGTACGAGCTGGAGGAGGTCCGCGAGGCGCTGGCCATCTCGCCGCAGGTGCCGCTGGTGATGACGGACGCCCGGCACCGGGATTCGGTCAAGCAGGTGCTGGTGACGGTCGTCGAGCACGCCATGCTCCGGCTGCAGGCCGAGCACGGGCGGGGCTTCCCCACACCGGTCGGCTGA
- a CDS encoding DUF742 domain-containing protein codes for MDQRRADPRGALVRPYAVTRGRTEPRQDIALEAVLTASPTQVAESRFAGHDKHRIATVCEGRAQSLAEIAAYTRMPLGVARVLVADMVAESLLTLHTAAPAEGFEERMELLGRVLSGLRRL; via the coding sequence ATGGACCAACGACGCGCTGACCCGCGCGGCGCACTGGTACGTCCGTACGCGGTCACCCGTGGTCGTACCGAACCTCGGCAGGACATCGCCCTGGAAGCCGTCCTCACCGCGTCTCCCACCCAGGTCGCCGAGTCCCGCTTCGCGGGGCATGACAAGCACCGCATCGCCACGGTCTGCGAGGGCCGAGCACAGTCGCTGGCGGAGATCGCCGCGTACACCCGGATGCCGCTGGGCGTCGCCCGGGTGTTGGTCGCCGACATGGTGGCCGAGAGCCTGCTGACGTTACACACTGCTGCTCCCGCCGAGGGGTTCGAGGAGCGGATGGAACTGCTTGGAAGGGTGCTAAGTGGACTTCGCAGGCTATGA
- a CDS encoding roadblock/LC7 domain-containing protein: MNRPAAMQDMGWLLTNFADSVAGIAHVVAVSADGLLLASSRDLPGDRADQLAAITSGVVSLTEGAARMFSAGGVLQTVIEMDSGYLFLMSISDGSSMAVLAARSCDVGQVGYEMALLVERVGAALVPLPRDAVRS, translated from the coding sequence ATGAACAGGCCAGCTGCCATGCAGGACATGGGTTGGCTGCTCACCAACTTCGCCGACAGCGTGGCGGGCATCGCCCACGTGGTGGCGGTGTCCGCCGACGGGCTGCTGCTCGCGTCCTCCCGGGATCTGCCGGGGGACCGGGCTGACCAGCTCGCCGCGATCACCTCCGGCGTGGTGAGCCTGACCGAGGGCGCAGCCCGGATGTTCAGCGCGGGCGGGGTGTTGCAGACAGTCATCGAGATGGACAGCGGGTATCTCTTCCTGATGTCGATCAGCGACGGCTCGTCGATGGCCGTGCTGGCCGCGCGAAGCTGCGACGTGGGCCAGGTGGGCTACGAGATGGCGCTGCTGGTCGAGCGGGTGGGTGCCGCGCTGGTGCCGCTGCCGCGGGACGCGGTGCGCTCGTAG
- a CDS encoding sensor histidine kinase produces the protein MSTGPTTLPALGDSGRRTRRRMPRLRDARIRSKLALILVVPVAAVIALATVRLISVGEGAFDATRARSLTALSIDVSALTQDLQAERMAAAAYLATPQQPADAYNLRVRETQRQVDEYRAERGRIGEVPTALRDRLAAIDSHLSTLDSTRQEVLDRRQMAVAEAVLRYGVILTDLVSYGDGLAQLPGDESLSDSRRAVSAFARAKASVAEEEAVAFTALSAGQLDPEQFSSFVATLTSQQEALVAFSLAADPVQRALVDSTVSGDAVGLADRVATDITRSVGQRPLVTAQDATAAIGAVNDLMRWAEIQLQDRLFQQADQARADVIRQAVIESILVLLTLIIAVSLAVVLARSLNHSLRRLREGALSVANHDLPDAVQRLQNMGSVGDGGVDEIVRQVRDPIQLNSRDEVGQVALAFNVVHREAVRVAAEQAALRTSVSAMFLNLARRSQTLVDRMIGELDAIERGEEDPKRLAQLFELDHLATRMRRNDENLLVLAGADSAVPRRDDALVVDVLRAAQSEVELYNRIEFGTVDTDISVAANAVNDVVRLVAELLDNATRFSPPNTTVVADGRRIRDYVLIQIEDRGLGLTDEQLDSLNRRLAAPPSVDVAAFRLMGLAVVSRLASRYGIRVELRRNVEGGTVAQVTLPAATVVLPTNRGREQVLSRPRQPMAVEQNPLTPVGHTEQFAGAATSAATLPDQWRTNAPAPAQWQSPLDSRDTTPAVQAGGYTGTRSTVPPVPAPAAPAPVAPLPPARPAYSNGAVASTGSPTVAYPTIDSLPRRGSTTDATDGRSAPGLPVGPVAGPGAVAPPAAPSVPAAPVSSRPEFPAEAPIFREMEAVWFRSHGDDATAIFTRPKFDEPPPAAAPADAGLRTGNGGQPSAASVPAAAPARPPLPTRTPGSANTDGITPSATGGRGSAPAGGLGTPPSYSPPPAARTAPAAPTTPAAPAADPHAWRTAADEGWSRASRAAEPAPAGTTRSGLPKRVPQQQLVPGGIEPKSGRDRSRRTPDEVRGLLSAYHRGVQRGRTAGTDLNSTSTKESR, from the coding sequence GTGAGCACCGGACCGACGACCCTGCCCGCGCTCGGCGACAGCGGTCGGCGTACGCGCCGACGGATGCCGCGACTGCGGGACGCCCGGATCCGGTCCAAACTGGCGTTGATTCTTGTCGTCCCGGTGGCGGCGGTGATCGCGCTGGCCACGGTCCGCCTGATCTCCGTTGGCGAGGGTGCCTTCGACGCTACCCGGGCCCGGTCACTGACGGCTCTCTCCATCGACGTCAGCGCTCTCACCCAGGACCTCCAGGCCGAGCGGATGGCGGCAGCCGCCTACCTGGCCACTCCGCAGCAGCCGGCCGACGCGTACAACCTGCGGGTCCGTGAGACGCAGCGGCAGGTGGACGAGTACCGCGCCGAGCGGGGCCGGATCGGCGAGGTGCCGACGGCCCTGCGGGACCGCCTGGCCGCCATCGACAGCCACCTGTCCACTCTGGACAGCACCCGCCAAGAGGTGTTGGACCGCCGGCAGATGGCGGTCGCCGAGGCGGTGCTCCGCTACGGGGTCATCCTCACCGACCTGGTCTCCTACGGTGACGGCCTGGCCCAGCTGCCCGGCGACGAGAGCCTGTCGGACAGCCGCCGCGCGGTCTCCGCCTTCGCGCGCGCCAAGGCGTCGGTCGCCGAGGAGGAAGCGGTCGCCTTCACCGCCCTGTCGGCGGGCCAGCTCGACCCGGAACAGTTCTCCTCCTTCGTGGCCACTCTGACCAGCCAGCAGGAGGCCCTGGTCGCCTTCTCCCTGGCCGCCGACCCGGTGCAGCGAGCCCTGGTCGACAGCACCGTCTCCGGTGACGCGGTCGGCCTCGCCGACCGGGTGGCCACCGACATCACCCGCTCGGTCGGGCAGCGCCCGCTGGTCACCGCGCAGGACGCCACCGCCGCCATCGGCGCCGTGAACGACCTGATGCGTTGGGCCGAGATCCAACTGCAGGACCGGCTGTTCCAGCAGGCCGACCAGGCGCGCGCGGATGTCATCCGGCAGGCCGTGATCGAGTCGATCCTGGTTCTGCTGACGCTGATCATCGCCGTGTCGTTGGCCGTGGTGCTGGCCCGTTCGCTCAACCACTCGTTGCGCCGACTGCGTGAGGGTGCGCTCTCGGTGGCCAACCACGACCTGCCCGACGCGGTGCAGCGGCTGCAGAACATGGGCAGCGTCGGCGACGGCGGGGTGGACGAGATCGTCCGCCAGGTCCGGGACCCGATCCAGCTGAACAGCCGCGACGAGGTCGGTCAGGTCGCGTTGGCCTTCAACGTCGTCCACCGGGAGGCGGTGCGGGTCGCAGCCGAGCAGGCCGCGCTTCGTACCAGCGTCTCGGCGATGTTCCTCAACCTGGCACGTCGTAGTCAGACCCTGGTCGACCGGATGATCGGCGAGCTGGACGCGATCGAGCGTGGCGAAGAGGACCCGAAGCGGCTCGCGCAGCTCTTCGAGCTCGACCACCTGGCCACCCGAATGCGCCGCAACGACGAGAACCTGCTGGTCCTGGCCGGCGCCGACTCGGCCGTGCCGCGCCGCGACGACGCGCTGGTGGTCGACGTGCTGCGCGCCGCCCAGTCCGAGGTCGAGCTGTACAACCGCATCGAGTTCGGGACGGTGGACACCGACATCTCGGTGGCCGCGAACGCGGTCAACGACGTGGTACGCCTCGTCGCCGAGCTGCTCGACAACGCGACCCGGTTCTCACCGCCGAACACCACGGTGGTCGCCGACGGTCGCCGGATCCGCGACTACGTCCTGATCCAGATCGAGGACCGCGGGCTCGGCCTCACCGACGAGCAGCTCGACTCGCTCAACCGCCGGTTGGCCGCCCCGCCGAGCGTCGACGTCGCCGCGTTCCGGCTGATGGGTCTGGCCGTGGTGAGCCGGCTCGCCTCCCGCTACGGCATCCGGGTGGAGCTGCGCCGCAACGTCGAGGGCGGCACCGTCGCCCAGGTGACGTTGCCCGCCGCCACCGTGGTGCTGCCCACGAACCGGGGCCGCGAGCAGGTGCTCAGCCGGCCGCGTCAGCCGATGGCCGTGGAGCAGAACCCGCTCACTCCGGTCGGTCACACCGAGCAGTTCGCCGGCGCCGCGACGTCGGCGGCCACCCTGCCCGACCAGTGGCGGACCAACGCGCCGGCTCCCGCACAGTGGCAGTCCCCGCTGGACTCCCGGGACACCACCCCGGCCGTCCAGGCGGGTGGCTACACCGGCACGCGTTCGACGGTGCCGCCCGTGCCGGCACCGGCCGCCCCGGCGCCTGTTGCCCCACTTCCGCCGGCGCGGCCCGCGTACAGCAATGGCGCGGTCGCCTCGACCGGCAGCCCGACCGTGGCCTACCCGACCATCGATTCGCTGCCCCGGCGCGGTTCGACCACGGATGCCACGGACGGGCGCAGCGCCCCGGGTCTGCCGGTCGGGCCGGTCGCCGGCCCTGGCGCGGTGGCACCGCCTGCCGCGCCGTCGGTGCCCGCCGCGCCGGTCAGCAGCCGGCCCGAATTCCCCGCCGAGGCACCGATCTTCCGGGAGATGGAGGCGGTCTGGTTCCGGTCGCACGGCGACGACGCCACCGCGATCTTCACCCGGCCCAAGTTCGACGAGCCGCCGCCCGCCGCCGCTCCGGCCGATGCCGGGCTGCGCACGGGCAACGGCGGTCAGCCGAGTGCCGCGTCCGTGCCGGCTGCCGCGCCGGCCCGACCGCCACTGCCGACCCGTACTCCCGGCAGCGCCAACACCGACGGCATCACCCCGTCGGCCACCGGGGGACGCGGCAGCGCGCCCGCCGGTGGGCTCGGCACGCCACCGTCGTACTCCCCGCCGCCGGCCGCCCGGACGGCGCCGGCGGCCCCCACGACGCCGGCCGCCCCCGCCGCGGACCCGCACGCCTGGCGGACGGCCGCCGACGAGGGCTGGTCGCGGGCCAGTCGAGCCGCCGAGCCGGCCCCCGCCGGGACCACCCGCTCCGGGTTGCCCAAGCGGGTGCCGCAGCAGCAGCTCGTACCGGGCGGCATCGAACCGAAGAGCGGCCGGGACCGCAGCCGGCGGACCCCCGATGAAGTACGCGGTCTGTTGTCGGCCTACCACCGTGGTGTGCAGCGTGGTAGGACGGCCGGAACGGACCTGAACAGCACCTCGACCAAGGAGAGCCGATGA